The DNA sequence TCAGCCGCAGCGGTCGGGCTGGGGCGCCGGCATCATGGGCGGGCTCGCTGGCTTCGCTCTGGGCGGCCTGCTGGGCAGCATGCTCTTCGGTGGCGGTATGGGCGGTATGGGGGGCGGCATTGGGTTCCTCGAGATCCTGCTCATCGCCGGCGGCGCCTTTCTCTTGTGGCGCATGTTCAAGAGCCGTCAGGCGCAGCCTGCGGGAGGCTATGGTCAGAGCTCGGGCGGACCCTCGTGGCAAAACCAGACACAAGCGTATGAAGCCACGCCCACGGCGCCCATGGCGGGGGCGACCGCCGGCGATCTCGACCGCGGACTCTCCTATATCCGGCAAATGGACGGCGGGTTCGATCCCGCCCGCTTCTCGGATCAGGCCTCGGACATCTTCTTCAAGGTGCAGGCGGCGTGGATGCAGCGCGATATGCGCAGCGCCTCCGCCGTGCTCACGCCGGACATGGTCGACACCATGCAGAAGGACTGCGACCGACTGCGCGCGCA is a window from the Candidatus Methylomirabilota bacterium genome containing:
- a CDS encoding Tim44 domain-containing protein codes for the protein MKRSLAVICLLVMALAPVLIVTDAWARAGGGSSSGSRGSRSYSSPAKPSPSPSQPASPVAPAAPQPQRSGWGAGIMGGLAGFALGGLLGSMLFGGGMGGMGGGIGFLEILLIAGGAFLLWRMFKSRQAQPAGGYGQSSGGPSWQNQTQAYEATPTAPMAGATAGDLDRGLSYIRQMDGGFDPARFSDQASDIFFKVQAAWMQRDMRSASAVLTPDMVDTMQKDCDRLRAQGRINRLENIAVRSVTPTEAWQEGGQDFLTVCFLASLLDYTVEESSGQVVDGSRSEPVKFEEYWTFTRPVGPNAWRLSAIQQA